One window of Kosakonia cowanii JCM 10956 = DSM 18146 genomic DNA carries:
- the yicI gene encoding alpha-xylosidase, with amino-acid sequence MKISDGNWLIQPGLTLINPIQVFDVDQQGSEMVVYAAPRDVRERTWQLDTPLFTLRFFSPQEGIIGVRIAHFEGGIEKGPHFPLNIAQDVAVAIDNTQTYAELRSGALAVRVTKGEAWAIDFLRNGERITGSQLKNSGYVQDGNSGRKYVFERLDLGVGETVYGLGERFTALVRNGQSVETWNRDGGTSTEQAYKNIPFYLTNRGYGVLVSHPQAVEFEIGSEKVSKVQFSVEGESLEYFVIDGPTPQAVLNRYTRFTGRPALPPAWSFGLWLTTSFTTNYDEATVNSFIDGMAERQLPLHVFHFDCFWMKAFQWCDFEWDPVTFPDPAGMIKRLKERGLKICVWINPYIGQKSPLFRELKEKGYLLKRADGSIWQWDKWQPGLAIYDFTNPQACQWYADKLNTLVAMGVDCFKTDFGERIPTDVVWHNGACPQKMHNHYAYIYNEMVWNVLKDKVGEQEAVLFARSASVGAQQFPVHWGGDCYATYESMAESLRGGLSIGLSGFGFWSHDIGGFENTAPAHVYKRWCAFGLLSSHSRLHGSKSYRVPWAYDDESCDVVRFFTQLKCRLMPYLYRQAVAANESGVPMMRAMMLAFPDDPACDYLDRQYMLGDVLLVAPVFSEAGEVQFYLPEGRWTHLWHNDLLDGSRWHKQQHGFMSLPVYVRDNTLLALGDNDRRPDYAWHQGTAFQLFQLDDGREAVCEVPDSRGESVFRLSAKREGAVITVRADGEGKNWTLCLRNIMQITHLQGATANRSETGLVITPQGTEVYITL; translated from the coding sequence ATGAAGATCAGTGATGGCAACTGGCTTATCCAGCCCGGCCTGACATTAATCAATCCGATTCAGGTATTTGATGTTGACCAGCAGGGGAGTGAGATGGTGGTGTATGCCGCCCCGCGCGACGTGCGCGAGCGCACCTGGCAACTGGATACGCCGCTCTTTACGCTGCGCTTCTTCTCGCCGCAGGAGGGCATTATCGGGGTGCGTATCGCGCACTTTGAGGGCGGCATAGAGAAAGGTCCGCATTTTCCGCTCAACATTGCGCAAGATGTGGCTGTCGCGATAGATAACACGCAGACGTATGCCGAGCTACGCAGCGGCGCGCTGGCCGTTCGGGTGACGAAAGGCGAAGCGTGGGCCATTGATTTTCTGCGCAACGGCGAGCGCATCACCGGCAGCCAGCTTAAAAACAGCGGCTACGTGCAGGATGGTAACAGCGGGCGCAAATACGTTTTCGAACGGCTGGATCTGGGCGTCGGTGAAACGGTTTATGGCCTGGGCGAGCGCTTCACTGCGCTGGTGCGGAACGGGCAATCTGTGGAAACCTGGAACCGTGATGGTGGGACCAGCACCGAACAAGCCTATAAAAACATTCCCTTCTATCTCACCAACCGGGGCTACGGCGTGCTGGTCAGTCATCCGCAGGCGGTGGAGTTCGAAATCGGTTCGGAGAAAGTCTCCAAAGTGCAGTTCAGCGTTGAGGGGGAGTCGCTTGAGTACTTCGTCATTGACGGCCCGACACCGCAAGCGGTGCTAAACCGATATACCCGCTTCACCGGCCGCCCTGCGCTACCACCGGCGTGGTCGTTCGGCCTGTGGCTCACCACCTCTTTTACCACCAACTACGACGAAGCGACCGTAAACAGCTTTATCGACGGCATGGCTGAGCGCCAGCTGCCGCTGCATGTTTTTCACTTCGACTGTTTCTGGATGAAGGCCTTCCAATGGTGCGATTTTGAGTGGGACCCGGTGACCTTCCCGGATCCGGCAGGGATGATCAAACGCCTGAAGGAGCGTGGGCTAAAAATCTGCGTCTGGATAAACCCCTACATTGGACAAAAATCCCCGCTGTTCCGCGAACTGAAAGAGAAGGGCTATCTGCTGAAACGCGCGGACGGCTCGATATGGCAGTGGGATAAATGGCAGCCGGGGCTGGCGATTTATGACTTCACCAACCCGCAAGCCTGCCAGTGGTATGCCGATAAGCTCAACACGCTGGTGGCCATGGGCGTCGACTGTTTTAAAACCGATTTCGGCGAGCGCATCCCAACGGATGTGGTATGGCACAACGGTGCCTGCCCGCAAAAAATGCATAACCACTACGCCTATATTTACAACGAGATGGTGTGGAACGTGCTGAAAGATAAGGTGGGTGAGCAAGAGGCGGTGCTGTTTGCCCGCTCGGCCTCCGTCGGCGCGCAACAGTTTCCGGTGCACTGGGGCGGCGACTGTTATGCCACCTATGAATCGATGGCGGAAAGCCTGCGCGGCGGGTTATCCATTGGTCTTTCCGGCTTTGGTTTCTGGAGCCATGATATCGGTGGCTTCGAGAATACCGCGCCTGCGCATGTCTATAAGCGCTGGTGTGCGTTCGGCTTACTCTCCAGCCACAGCCGCCTGCATGGCAGCAAATCCTATCGGGTGCCGTGGGCTTACGATGACGAGTCCTGCGATGTGGTGCGCTTTTTCACGCAGCTGAAATGCCGCCTGATGCCCTATCTCTACCGGCAGGCGGTAGCTGCAAACGAATCGGGTGTACCGATGATGCGCGCAATGATGCTGGCTTTCCCGGACGATCCGGCCTGCGATTACCTTGACCGCCAGTATATGCTCGGCGACGTTCTGCTGGTCGCGCCGGTGTTCAGTGAAGCGGGTGAGGTGCAGTTTTACCTGCCGGAAGGGCGCTGGACGCACCTGTGGCATAACGACCTCCTCGACGGCAGCCGTTGGCACAAACAGCAGCATGGCTTTATGAGCCTGCCGGTCTACGTTCGCGACAATACGCTGCTGGCGCTGGGCGATAACGATCGGCGACCCGATTACGCATGGCATCAGGGCACCGCGTTCCAGCTCTTTCAACTCGACGATGGGCGCGAAGCCGTGTGTGAGGTGCCGGATAGCCGCGGCGAGAGCGTTTTCCGTTTATCAGCCAAACGTGAAGGCGCTGTGATTACCGTGCGGGCTGATGGCGAAGGCAAAAACTGGACGCTATGCCTGCGCAATATTATGCAGATAACCCATCTGCAGGGGGCGACGGCGAACAGGAGTGAAACCGGTTTGGTCATTACCCCGCAGGGCACCGAAGTTTATATCACCCTCTAA